A genomic stretch from Thauera sp. GDN1 includes:
- a CDS encoding TRAP transporter small permease: MRAFLDSLYRLSGALAAIGMVATLVLVTSGVVTRPLGIYLPGTDDYAGYAMAACGFFALAYTFKHGEHIRVSLVLERVGPRMRAALEWFSLAAGTAVAATLAFYAVRMVLQSHEFEEISQGVDATPLWIPQLSMAIGSVVLLIALLDDLVMAMLGRAPARLATHSGEAARME; the protein is encoded by the coding sequence ATGAGAGCGTTCCTCGATTCGCTGTACCGCCTGTCCGGTGCGCTGGCCGCGATCGGCATGGTGGCGACGCTGGTGCTCGTCACCTCCGGCGTCGTGACCCGGCCGCTCGGCATCTATCTGCCGGGCACCGACGACTACGCCGGCTACGCGATGGCGGCCTGCGGCTTCTTCGCGCTGGCCTACACCTTCAAGCACGGCGAGCACATCCGCGTGAGCCTGGTGCTCGAGCGCGTCGGCCCGCGCATGCGCGCGGCGCTGGAGTGGTTCTCGCTCGCGGCAGGCACCGCGGTGGCGGCGACGCTGGCCTTCTACGCCGTGCGCATGGTGCTGCAGTCGCATGAATTCGAGGAGATCTCGCAGGGCGTGGACGCCACCCCGCTGTGGATCCCGCAGCTGTCGATGGCGATCGGCTCGGTCGTGCTGCTGATCGCGCTGCTCGACGATCTGGTGATGGCCATGCTGGGTCGCGCACCGGCGCGACTCGCCACCCACAGCGGCGAAGCCGCGCGCATGGAATAA
- a CDS encoding TRAP transporter large permease subunit has product MEVMIAAVMIGLMLALLAGGVWIGLALMAIGILGMLGFTPRAPGDGMAVAIWSHGSSWTLTALPLFLWMGEILFRTKLSEDMFKGLSPWLERLPGRLLHTNIIGCTLFAAVSGSSAATCATIGKIALPELERRGYPESMALGTLAGAGTLGLLIPPSIIMIVYGVAADVSISKLFIGGVLPGILLATLFMGWVVVWSLMNPGKIPAADLKTTFVEKLAASKNLIPVILLIGGVLGSIYSGIATATEAAAIGVIGSLIIAASQRTLDRKSFFGALMGATRLYCMIALILAGSAFLTLAMGYIGLPRHLAEWIGALGLSPAMLLVALAIFYILLGCFLDGISIVVLTMAVLMPTIQAAGIDPLWFGIFVVVVVEMAQVTPPVGFNLFVLQGLTGRDMTVIARYALPYFLLMVLAVVLLYTFPGLVTWLPGHMIG; this is encoded by the coding sequence ATGGAAGTCATGATTGCGGCCGTGATGATCGGCCTGATGCTGGCGCTGCTCGCCGGCGGCGTATGGATCGGCCTCGCCCTGATGGCGATCGGCATCCTCGGCATGCTCGGCTTCACGCCGCGCGCGCCGGGCGACGGCATGGCGGTGGCGATCTGGAGCCACGGCTCGAGCTGGACGCTGACCGCGCTGCCCTTGTTCCTGTGGATGGGCGAGATCCTGTTCCGCACCAAGCTGTCCGAGGACATGTTCAAGGGCCTGTCGCCCTGGCTGGAGCGCCTTCCGGGCCGCCTGCTGCACACCAACATCATCGGCTGCACGCTGTTCGCCGCGGTGTCGGGCTCGTCGGCGGCCACCTGCGCCACCATCGGCAAGATCGCGCTGCCCGAGCTCGAGCGCCGCGGCTATCCCGAGTCGATGGCGCTCGGCACCCTGGCGGGCGCCGGCACGCTGGGCCTGCTGATCCCGCCCTCGATCATCATGATCGTGTACGGCGTGGCGGCCGACGTGTCGATCTCCAAGCTCTTCATCGGCGGCGTGCTGCCCGGCATCCTGCTGGCGACGCTGTTCATGGGCTGGGTGGTGGTGTGGTCGCTGATGAACCCGGGCAAGATCCCGGCGGCCGATCTCAAGACCACCTTCGTCGAGAAGCTCGCCGCCTCGAAGAACCTGATTCCGGTGATCCTGCTCATCGGCGGCGTGCTCGGCTCGATCTACAGCGGCATCGCCACCGCCACCGAGGCGGCCGCGATCGGCGTGATCGGCAGCCTCATCATCGCCGCCAGCCAGCGCACGCTCGACCGCAAGAGCTTCTTCGGCGCGCTGATGGGCGCGACCCGGCTGTACTGCATGATCGCGCTGATCCTCGCCGGCTCGGCCTTCCTGACTCTGGCGATGGGCTACATCGGTCTGCCGCGCCACCTCGCCGAATGGATCGGCGCCCTCGGCCTCAGCCCGGCGATGCTGCTCGTGGCGCTGGCGATCTTCTACATCCTGCTCGGCTGCTTCCTCGACGGCATCTCGATCGTGGTGCTGACGATGGCGGTGCTGATGCCGACCATCCAGGCCGCGGGCATCGATCCGCTGTGGTTCGGCATCTTCGTGGTGGTCGTGGTGGAGATGGCGCAGGTCACCCCGCCGGTGGGCTTCAACCTCTTCGTGCTGCAGGGCCTCACCGGGCGCGACATGACCGTGATCGCGCGCTATGCGCTGCCCTACTTCCTGCTGATGGTGCTGGCGGTGGTGCTGCTGTACACCTTCCCCGGCCTGGTGACCTGGCTTCCCGGGCACATGATCGGGTGA
- a CDS encoding LysR substrate-binding domain-containing protein, producing the protein MTPNAPSQIHTRLRVFLAAARHLSFTRAGEELNITTGAVSQQIKLLEDWLGQRLFRRLPRRLELTDAGNRLLAAVDPAYAAVELAIGRLRGGALSGVVRVRTLPSFLATWLVPRLPRLMERFPQIELQVEAEDSTYSLRDGEFDLAIDLNDGSYPGFQSTVLLEEEIFPVCSPRLLEGRPPLLTAEDLRHYPLLHDMTAWRGSPPYAEWERYLRAIGAPQVEVRRGYMFNRNHITMQCAIAGMGVAIARRTLITDELDSGRLVAPFAQSVRTGKRYCVIHSAGALADPRVATVHDWLVSEARTAELAAGPSADATPATGE; encoded by the coding sequence ATGACGCCGAACGCACCCTCACAGATCCACACCCGGCTGCGCGTCTTCCTGGCCGCCGCCCGCCACCTGTCCTTCACCCGTGCGGGCGAGGAACTGAACATCACCACCGGCGCGGTGAGCCAGCAGATCAAGCTGCTCGAGGACTGGCTCGGCCAGCGCCTGTTCCGCCGCCTGCCGCGACGGCTGGAACTCACCGACGCCGGCAACCGCCTGCTCGCCGCGGTCGATCCCGCCTATGCCGCGGTGGAGCTCGCCATCGGCCGCCTGCGCGGCGGCGCGCTCAGCGGCGTGGTGCGGGTGCGCACCCTGCCCTCCTTCCTCGCCACCTGGCTGGTGCCGCGGCTGCCGCGGCTGATGGAACGGTTCCCGCAGATCGAGCTGCAGGTCGAGGCCGAGGACAGCACCTATTCGCTGCGCGACGGCGAGTTCGACCTCGCGATCGACCTCAACGACGGCAGCTATCCGGGCTTCCAGAGCACGGTGCTGCTGGAGGAGGAGATCTTCCCGGTGTGCTCGCCGCGCCTGCTCGAAGGCCGGCCGCCGCTGCTCACCGCCGAGGACCTGCGCCACTACCCGCTGCTGCACGACATGACCGCCTGGCGTGGCAGCCCGCCCTACGCCGAATGGGAACGCTACCTGCGCGCGATCGGCGCGCCGCAGGTGGAGGTGCGGCGCGGCTACATGTTCAACCGCAACCACATCACCATGCAGTGCGCGATCGCCGGCATGGGGGTGGCGATCGCGCGCCGCACCCTGATCACCGACGAACTCGACAGCGGCCGCCTGGTGGCGCCCTTCGCGCAGTCGGTGCGCACCGGCAAGCGCTACTGCGTCATCCATTCCGCCGGCGCGCTCGCCGACCCGCGCGTGGCCACGGTGCATGACTGGCTGGTGAGCGAGGCGCGCACGGCGGAACTGGCCGCCGGACCGTCCGCAGACGCGACACCCGCGACCGGCGAGTAA
- a CDS encoding L-serine ammonia-lyase encodes MSISVLDLFKIGIGPSSSHTVGPMRAAHDFAAALERQDILDQVRRIEVRLYGSLSATGIGHGTDRAVVAGLMGARPDEVDPDFVVDAVDLVKLDGELALLGRHTIPFEWARDMRLLPVSLPYHPNAMRLAAHGEGGVLYENTYYSVGGGFVVDEAQAQSGTSAEAEVVVPYPFDTGAELLAQCRRHGLSISELMLANESAWRSADETRAALKRIWDVMRACVERGITQEGVLPGGLNVRRRAAALHRKLSERGGKHNLISDTMAALDWVNLYALAVNEENAGGGRVVTAPTNGAAGIIPAVLHYYMNFMPGSDERDVENFLLAAAAVGVLCKKNASISGAEVGCQGEVGSACAMAAAGLAEVLGGTPEQVENAAEIGLEHNLGLTCDPVGGLVQVPCIERNAMASIKAINAAQLALRGDGAHTVSLDQVIRTMRDTGRDMLDKYKETSRGGLAVSFPEC; translated from the coding sequence ATGTCCATCAGCGTCCTCGACTTGTTCAAGATCGGCATCGGGCCGTCCAGCTCCCACACCGTCGGGCCGATGCGCGCCGCGCACGATTTCGCCGCCGCGCTCGAGCGCCAGGACATTCTCGACCAGGTGCGTCGCATCGAGGTCAGGCTTTACGGCTCGCTGTCGGCGACCGGCATCGGCCACGGCACCGACCGTGCGGTGGTGGCGGGGCTGATGGGCGCGCGTCCGGACGAGGTCGATCCCGATTTCGTCGTGGACGCGGTGGACCTGGTCAAGCTCGACGGCGAACTCGCGCTCTTGGGCCGCCACACCATCCCCTTCGAGTGGGCGCGCGACATGCGCCTGCTGCCGGTGAGCCTGCCCTACCACCCCAATGCGATGCGCCTGGCCGCGCACGGCGAGGGCGGCGTGCTGTACGAGAACACCTATTACTCGGTCGGCGGCGGCTTCGTCGTCGATGAGGCGCAGGCGCAGTCGGGAACGTCGGCCGAGGCCGAGGTTGTCGTGCCGTATCCCTTCGACACCGGCGCCGAGCTGCTCGCGCAGTGCCGCCGCCACGGCCTGAGCATCAGCGAGCTGATGCTGGCCAACGAATCGGCCTGGCGCAGCGCGGACGAGACCCGTGCCGCGCTCAAGCGCATCTGGGACGTCATGCGCGCCTGCGTCGAGCGCGGCATCACCCAGGAGGGCGTGCTGCCCGGCGGACTCAACGTGCGCCGCCGCGCCGCCGCACTGCACCGCAAGCTCAGCGAGCGCGGCGGCAAGCACAACCTGATCAGCGACACCATGGCCGCGCTCGACTGGGTCAACCTGTACGCGCTCGCCGTGAATGAAGAGAACGCCGGCGGCGGCCGCGTCGTCACCGCGCCCACCAACGGCGCGGCCGGCATCATCCCCGCGGTGCTGCACTACTACATGAACTTCATGCCCGGCAGCGACGAGCGCGACGTGGAGAACTTCCTCCTCGCCGCCGCCGCGGTCGGCGTGCTGTGCAAGAAGAACGCCTCGATTTCCGGCGCCGAGGTCGGCTGCCAGGGCGAGGTCGGCTCGGCGTGCGCGATGGCTGCCGCGGGCCTCGCCGAGGTCCTCGGCGGCACGCCCGAGCAGGTCGAGAACGCGGCCGAGATCGGCCTCGAGCACAACCTCGGGCTGACCTGCGACCCGGTCGGCGGCCTGGTGCAGGTGCCCTGCATCGAGCGCAACGCGATGGCCTCGATCAAGGCGATCAACGCCGCCCAGCTCGCCCTGCGCGGCGACGGCGCGCACACGGTCTCGCTCGACCAGGTGATCCGCACCATGCGCGACACCGGCCGCGACATGCTCGACAAGTACAAGGAAACCTCCCGCGGCGGCCTCGCGGTCAGTTTC